Proteins from a genomic interval of Neodiprion lecontei isolate iyNeoLeco1 chromosome 2, iyNeoLeco1.1, whole genome shotgun sequence:
- the LOC107218328 gene encoding coiled-coil domain-containing protein 93 isoform X1, translating into MFVNASKRSAKTLESAEADVREDEEQAVKFQEIIDLLVAAGYFRARIKGLTSFDKVVGGMTWCIESCNFDVDVDLLFQENLTIGQKIALTEKIVAMLPKMNCPHRIEPHQIQGLDCIHIFPIIQWLVKRSMEMREVMGDFVRSYAVSQFDKNYTFAEDSEMVAKKESMASNLKTVKQVYKPQRYFRRKDPPPEDEVGRVQSTLLEYGSSSVVSLSPSEVIEDTQADDATSSAKKVQEEEKRIDELMKNMSVADDNEGRLSASAVGTIVGMQAQEIVQAAEHYAALSADIEGSSVEGSFGALAALEKQKATLEERKLKMEKDKENLSSKVSEATDKLRAIEIKKEEVEEDFRRMEELETEENKSVLLRLQQLLLIHDSLKEQEHKFREQCKSDLAQLQSLVPDIEGTEPGEAQCDVSDYEVQKERVNKLRLQVAKKNRAIASLTRQLDDVPGRSELTQYQRRFLELYNQVSAKHKETKQYYTLYNTLDDTKLYLSKELALLNSIQDNYNKAMASASGKEQFLKQFEAIVSGIKQNKTKVEKRCAEERARRDSLSQQLVTLVEQQRKYVAAVRQLTIECRKNEALLAQLRGP; encoded by the exons ATGTTTGTAAACGCGTCGAAAAGGTCGGCCAAGACTCTCGAATCTGCAGAG GCTGACGTTCGCGAGGATGAAGAACAGGCTGtcaaatttcaagaaattatcGATCTTCTTGTCGCCGCTGGATACTTTAGAGCCAGGATAAAAGGGCTCACCAGCTTCGACAAG gTAGTCGGAGGAATGACTTGGTGCATCGAGTCATGCAACTTTGATGTTGACGTCGATCTGTTGTTTCAAGAAAATCTCACTATTGGTCAGAAAAT AGCTCTGACTGAAAAAATAGTCGCGATGTTGCCAAAAATGAATTGTCCGCATCGCATAGAACCTCACCAAATTCAGGGATTAGATTGCATTCACATCTTTCCGATAATACAG TGGCTGGTCAAACGATCGATGGAAATGCGAGAGGTGATGGGAGACTTTGTCAGGTCTTATGCTGTCAgtcaatttgacaaaaattacACGTTTGCCGAAGACAGCGAAATGGTTGCAAAAAAGGAAAGCATGGCATCTAATTTAAAAACTGTCAAG CAAGTGTACAAGCCTCAGCGTTATTTTAGAAGAAAGGATCCTCCTCCGGAAGATGAGGTGGGAAGAGTGCAAAGCACACTCCTGGAGTATGGATCATCGTCCGTAGTATCCTTGTCACCTTCTGAAGTCATTGAAGATACACAGGCGGATGATGCCACCTCAAGTGCGAAGAAAGTACAGGAAGaagag AAACGCATAGACGAGCTTATGAAGAACATGTCAGTCGCTGATGATAACGAG GGTCGGCTGAGTGCCAGTGCAGTTGGAACGATTGTCGGAATGCAGGCCCAGGAAATAGTTCAAGCTGCAGAACACTACGCAGCGTTGAGTGCCGACATAGAG GGAAGCAGTGTGGAGGGTTCATTCGGCGCGTTAGCTGctcttgaaaaacaaaaagcaactcttgaagagagaaaattgaaaatggaaaaagatAAGGAGAATTTATCCAGCAAAGTGTCAGAAGCCACGGATAAACTCAGAGCtatcgaaattaaaaaagaggAAGTGGAGGAAGATTTCCGCAGGATGGAAGAGTTGGAGACTGAAGAGAATAAGAG CGTGCTGCTAAGACTGCAGCAGCTTCTCCTCATTCATGATAGTCTGAAGGAACAAGAACACAAGTTCCGTGAACAGTGCAAATCTGACTTGGCTCAGCTCCAAAGTTTGGTACCGGATATCGAGGGTACTGAGCCTGGGGAAGCACAGTGCGATGTTTCCGATTACGAGGTTCAAAAGGAGAGGGTAAATAAGCTAAGGCTTCAAGTTGCCAAAAAGAACAGAGCCATAGCATCGCTGACCAGGCAGCTAGACGACGTTCCTGGTAGATCTGAGTTGACGCAATACCAGAGACGGTTCTTGGAGCTTTATAATCAAG TATCTGCAAAACATAAAGAAACAAAGCAGTATTACACTCTGTACAATACTCTGGACGACACGAAATTGTACCTAAGTAAAGAATTGGCTCTGCTGAATTCTATTCAGGACAATTACAACAA AGCAATGGCATCAGCCAGTGGTAAGGAGCagtttttgaaacaatttgaaGCTATTGTTTCtggaataaaacaaaacaaaacgaag GTGGAAAAAAGGTGTGCGGAAGAACGGGCTCGCAGAGATTCTCTGAGTCAACAGTTGGTTACTTTGGTggaacagcagcgaaaatacGTAGCGGCAGTACGGCAATTAACCATCGAGTGCCGCAAAAATGAAGCATTGTTGGCACAGCTTCGTGGGCCGTAG
- the LOC107218329 gene encoding SET and MYND domain-containing protein 4: protein MQWQTFLDAVNCKLRNGRIFQEIKRNRRSECEVMSYLIGDPDVRKLMLLWLQEQLQSRESKSSSKAKQLKDLGNKEFQRKNYASSIPLYTKSAQYAVADELSIAIANRSAALYYMDNFKDCLKDIDLAINIGYPKKLLYKLYIRNAQCYIKLKNRVMAEVAIEKVEEIVNACNEISAEKKDDIFKEVSLLKSLASNLENIAENDSSRTQLCQRPDVAFESNANFPFASAALDCKYTPQKGRHVIANRDIQKGQVLFVEKPFAFVVLDQNDSSSFCRHCCHPYGAVPIPCKTCVGTLYCSSECLDNAWSGYHKWECPGAQMRMGQQIGIAHLSLKVLLVGSTTEDKERFNEVQKLVTNIDKVSPDDLLVYGITAVMLTMYLSMYTDFFTTVDLKKSFADKFIDSSIDFNCDVTTESGKQLYVSSFLLRHTLQLICNGHAITKLSLDAQENDKVATVHQERIATGIYPAVSMMNHSCDPNIINSFDDQYLIVKATKDIPAGGEVFNCYGPHFRRTPRDERQEILRNQYCFTCTCEACTNPELQYFLERFSSLKCLECSGAVFKISGSLSCFDCGATPALNHNSELREAQNLFDAAHVCIEMENDDEALNKLKQCLNIRRSILYKHHQDIINTLDLIGKVYAISGRWLDSISYLEHVITGIGERFGTDSIELANELNKITDICLPYLQEETNTRTKQYKNALKKTRRFLDHAKQIMDLNYGPWNSGFQEIEKKAQQLSAILRNFNI, encoded by the exons ATGCAGTGGCAAACTTTTTTGGACGCCGTTAATTGCAAACTGAGAAATGGCCGtatatttcaagaaattaaacgAAATAGACGGTCTGAGTGCGAGGTGATGTCTTATCTCATTGGAGACCCGGACGTCAG aaaattgatgCTGCTATGGCTGCAGGAGCAGCTTCAATCTAGAGAATCGAAATCATCGTCAAAAGCGAAACAGCTTAAAGATCTGGGAAACAAAGAATTTCAAAGGAAGAATTACGCCAGTAGCATTCCACTTTATACAAAAAGTGCTCAATATGCTGTTGCCGATGAATTGTCGATAGCTATTGCTAATAGATCGGCAGCGTTGTATTATATGGATAATTTTAAA GATTGCCTAAAAGATATCGATTTAGCGATAAACATCGGCTACCCTAAAAAGTTGCTATACAAATTGTATATCCGCAATGCGCAATGTTacattaaattgaaaaatagagTAATGGCCGAGGTAGCTATCGAAAAAGTTGAGGAAATTGTTAATGCTTGCAACGAGATTTCTGCAGAGAAAAAAG ACGATATATTCAAGGAAGTTTCATTGCTAAAATCCCTCGCATCAAATCTGGAAAATATTGCAGAAAATGATAGCTCAAGGACACAATTATGCCAAAGACCCGATGTAGCATTTGAAAGCAATGCAAATTTTCCATTTGCGTCAGCTGCTTTAGACTGCAAATACACACCACAAAAAGGAAGACATGTCATAGCGAATAGAGACATACAAAAAGGCCAAGTCTTATTTGTCGAGAAACCATTTGCTTTTGTAGTATTGGATCAAAATGATTCCAGTTCGTTCTGCAGACATTGTTGCCACCCTTATGGCGCAGTTCCTATTCC CTGCAAAACGTGCGTGGGTACGCTCTATTGCAGTAGCGAGTGTCTCGACAATGCGTGGTCTGGTTATCACAAATGGGAATGCCCAGGAGCTCAAATGCGAATGGGACAACAAATAGGTATCGCACACCTTTCTCTGAAAGTTTTACTTGTCGGGTCAACGACAGAGGATAAGGAAAGATTCAATGAGGTTCAAAAGCTAGTCACAAACATCGACAAAGTATCCCCTGACGATCTGCTTGTTTATGGCATT ACAGCAGTGATGCTCACTATGTACCTCTCCATGTACACTGATTTCTTCACCACTGTGGATCTCAAGAAATCATTCGCCGATAAGTTTATTGACAGCAGTATCGACTTCAACTGTGACGTCACAACCGAGAGCGGCAAACAGTTATACGTTAGctcttttcttcttcgacACACACTGCAATTGATATGTAACGGACATGCTATAACAAAACTGAGCCTAGACGCACAGGAGAATGACAAAGTGGCCACCGTGCATcaagaaagaatagcaactgGAATTTATCCTGCTGTGAGCATGATGAATCACTCGTGTGATCCGAATATAATTAATAG TTTCGATGACCAGTATCTCATTGTTAAAGCAACAAAAGACATCCCTGCCGGTGGTGAAGTCTTCAATTGTTACG GCCCTCATTTTCGAAGGACACCAAGAGACGAAAGACAGGAAATTTTAAGAAACCAGTATTGCTTCACGTGCACATGCGAGGCATGCACAAATCCTGAACTGCAGTATTTCTTG GAAAGATTCAGTTCGTTGAAATGTCTAGAATGCAGCGGAgctgtattcaaaatttccgGTTCTCTGAGCTGTTTTGATTGCGGAGCAACCCCTGCTTTGAACCATAACTCTGAACTGCGCGAGGCCCAAAACCTATTTGATGCGGCTCATGTTTGTATTGAGATGGAAAACGATGACGAGGCGTTAAACAAGCTCAAACAGTGCTTGAACATCAGGCGCAGCATACTTTACAAGCATCATCAGGACATTATAAACACTTTAGACCTCATCGGAAAGGTTTATGCTATATCAG GTAGATGGCTGGATTCTATTTCTTACTTGGAACACGTAATTACCGGTATTGGCGAAAGGTTTGGCACCGATAGCATAGAGCTTGCGAACGAGTTGAACAAGATCACGGATATCTGTCTTCCGTATTTGCAGGAAGAAACGAACACGAGAACGAAGCAGTATaa GAACGCGCTGAAGAAGACCCGCAGATTTTTAGACCACGCTAAACAGATAATGGACCTGAATTACGGTCCGTGGAACTCCGGTTTTCAGGAGATTGAGAAAAAGGCACAACAGCTATCCGCAATCCTGAGAAACTTCAACATTTAG
- the LOC107218328 gene encoding coiled-coil domain-containing protein 93 isoform X2 yields MFVNASKRSAKTLESAEADVREDEEQAVKFQEIIDLLVAAGYFRARIKGLTSFDKVVGGMTWCIESCNFDVDVDLLFQENLTIGQKIALTEKIVAMLPKMNCPHRIEPHQIQGLDCIHIFPIIQWLVKRSMEMREVMGDFVRSYAVSQFDKNYTFAEDSEMVAKKESMASNLKTVKQVYKPQRYFRRKDPPPEDEVGRVQSTLLEYGSSSVVSLSPSEVIEDTQADDATSSAKKVQEEEGRLSASAVGTIVGMQAQEIVQAAEHYAALSADIEGSSVEGSFGALAALEKQKATLEERKLKMEKDKENLSSKVSEATDKLRAIEIKKEEVEEDFRRMEELETEENKSVLLRLQQLLLIHDSLKEQEHKFREQCKSDLAQLQSLVPDIEGTEPGEAQCDVSDYEVQKERVNKLRLQVAKKNRAIASLTRQLDDVPGRSELTQYQRRFLELYNQVSAKHKETKQYYTLYNTLDDTKLYLSKELALLNSIQDNYNKAMASASGKEQFLKQFEAIVSGIKQNKTKVEKRCAEERARRDSLSQQLVTLVEQQRKYVAAVRQLTIECRKNEALLAQLRGP; encoded by the exons ATGTTTGTAAACGCGTCGAAAAGGTCGGCCAAGACTCTCGAATCTGCAGAG GCTGACGTTCGCGAGGATGAAGAACAGGCTGtcaaatttcaagaaattatcGATCTTCTTGTCGCCGCTGGATACTTTAGAGCCAGGATAAAAGGGCTCACCAGCTTCGACAAG gTAGTCGGAGGAATGACTTGGTGCATCGAGTCATGCAACTTTGATGTTGACGTCGATCTGTTGTTTCAAGAAAATCTCACTATTGGTCAGAAAAT AGCTCTGACTGAAAAAATAGTCGCGATGTTGCCAAAAATGAATTGTCCGCATCGCATAGAACCTCACCAAATTCAGGGATTAGATTGCATTCACATCTTTCCGATAATACAG TGGCTGGTCAAACGATCGATGGAAATGCGAGAGGTGATGGGAGACTTTGTCAGGTCTTATGCTGTCAgtcaatttgacaaaaattacACGTTTGCCGAAGACAGCGAAATGGTTGCAAAAAAGGAAAGCATGGCATCTAATTTAAAAACTGTCAAG CAAGTGTACAAGCCTCAGCGTTATTTTAGAAGAAAGGATCCTCCTCCGGAAGATGAGGTGGGAAGAGTGCAAAGCACACTCCTGGAGTATGGATCATCGTCCGTAGTATCCTTGTCACCTTCTGAAGTCATTGAAGATACACAGGCGGATGATGCCACCTCAAGTGCGAAGAAAGTACAGGAAGaagag GGTCGGCTGAGTGCCAGTGCAGTTGGAACGATTGTCGGAATGCAGGCCCAGGAAATAGTTCAAGCTGCAGAACACTACGCAGCGTTGAGTGCCGACATAGAG GGAAGCAGTGTGGAGGGTTCATTCGGCGCGTTAGCTGctcttgaaaaacaaaaagcaactcttgaagagagaaaattgaaaatggaaaaagatAAGGAGAATTTATCCAGCAAAGTGTCAGAAGCCACGGATAAACTCAGAGCtatcgaaattaaaaaagaggAAGTGGAGGAAGATTTCCGCAGGATGGAAGAGTTGGAGACTGAAGAGAATAAGAG CGTGCTGCTAAGACTGCAGCAGCTTCTCCTCATTCATGATAGTCTGAAGGAACAAGAACACAAGTTCCGTGAACAGTGCAAATCTGACTTGGCTCAGCTCCAAAGTTTGGTACCGGATATCGAGGGTACTGAGCCTGGGGAAGCACAGTGCGATGTTTCCGATTACGAGGTTCAAAAGGAGAGGGTAAATAAGCTAAGGCTTCAAGTTGCCAAAAAGAACAGAGCCATAGCATCGCTGACCAGGCAGCTAGACGACGTTCCTGGTAGATCTGAGTTGACGCAATACCAGAGACGGTTCTTGGAGCTTTATAATCAAG TATCTGCAAAACATAAAGAAACAAAGCAGTATTACACTCTGTACAATACTCTGGACGACACGAAATTGTACCTAAGTAAAGAATTGGCTCTGCTGAATTCTATTCAGGACAATTACAACAA AGCAATGGCATCAGCCAGTGGTAAGGAGCagtttttgaaacaatttgaaGCTATTGTTTCtggaataaaacaaaacaaaacgaag GTGGAAAAAAGGTGTGCGGAAGAACGGGCTCGCAGAGATTCTCTGAGTCAACAGTTGGTTACTTTGGTggaacagcagcgaaaatacGTAGCGGCAGTACGGCAATTAACCATCGAGTGCCGCAAAAATGAAGCATTGTTGGCACAGCTTCGTGGGCCGTAG